The segment CGGCATCGACTTGGGCGGTTTCGGCTAAAAAGTGGCTGGTTTTACTTTTTGAGGTCTTAGTTTTTAACGTTTTAGTGTTTAAAGTCTTCGTCATGACGGTCGTCTTCCTTCAGTATTGATTGTGGTTGTTGTATTGACTTAATGAGCGAGGCTCTGGCCTTCAAGATCGGCGTCTATCAGGTGCAGGCCCATCTGCCAGAAGTCGATTTCTAGACGCGTGGCATCGCGAAAGATCTTGCTCAGTTCGGCAAAGCGGGCAGGGGTAACATCAGCAAGGCGGGCGTTGAGCCATTCAAGCTCTGCCTGCATGGCGGCCTGAAACTCCTCGCTTTCGTACATCGCTATCCAGGCATCAAAGGGGTTTTTCGCGCCGCGAAGGGTAGAAGGCTGAGTGTTCAGCCAGTTGGCGATTTCGCCGTAGCCCACCAGGCAAGGGGCCAGCGCCACATGCAAATCGAGCAGGTCGCCGCGATTACCGGTGTCTAATACGTAGCGGGTATACGCCAGGGTAGCTCTGGCTTCGGGAAGCTCCGCCAGCTCTTGCTCGGAAATCCCCCACTCCTGGCAAAAGCCAACGTGCAGGCCCAGCTCTACATCCACAATGGCTTTTAAACCTTCATGGGCTTGGCGCAGATCAGCCAGCGTAGGGCTTTTATAGGCGGCCAACGCGTAGGCGCGGGCGAAGTGAATCAAAAACAGGTAGTCCTGCTTCAAATAGTGGCGAAAGGATGCTTCTGGTAGCGCGGCGGTACCCAACTGACGGACAAAATCGTGCTCAATATAGGCGCGCCAGTCGTCATGGCAGGCATTAGTAAGATCAGCAAAGCGGTAGCCCATGGTGCCTCCGGTAGTAATGATCCGGAAGGTGGGCGGTTGAGATCGAGGGAATGGCGCAGAAGGTGGCGTAAAGCTAAGCCGGGCCATCGCTTGATCCCTACGCCGGTACCCGCGCGCTCGTCATAGGAGCAGCGCATTAGCCGGATCAGGTTCAGCGGGACCAGCGCTTTGGCAGTATCAAGTGGATACACGCCCTGCGCCATCTCAGCCGGATTCACCGGCACCCCGTCAAGCAGTTAGTGCCAAGCAGTCTAGGAGGACGAGAGAAGAGATGCAAGGGGGGGAGTGAGTGAATAGCGGGCTTCTTAGAAATGTTAATGCACTTGGCTAACCTAACGCCGCCACGCGTCTCTCGATTGCCAGACACTCTAAAAATTACCGCATTTCATGGCCTGACAGGGCAGCAGGGTACCGCACGTTGTGACATCGAATGAACAAGCGAATCCAGTAACAATAAGTTTTCTCAGTACGGAGGCTATAGCGCTTGACCCGCAGAGTCGCCTTGACGCGTTCCATTAGTTTCATAAGAGCCACCCTTGGGTACTGTATTATGAATACAGCATTATTGAGCAGGGCAAAACACGCAAGCACGCGAATTTTGGATAGGCTGCCAAAATTGGCTTTGCTCTCTTGGGAATCAATGGGGTAGAGTCAAATTGGGTAGCTGCAAAACCCCAATGAATGCGCCGTCGCGTTTATTGGGGTTTTGTAGCGAGGCGTATAATCACTGTTAGGTGGCTAAGAATATCAGGAGGGAAACAAATGCTTATCGACCCAAAGATTTTTGTGCAGCAAAACAACATTCACAAGAATAGGAAGATCAAGATTACACTGACATATTCTGATGAGCTTATCTTTTACAAACTACTTGATCAAAATCTTGAATCTGGGAAAACCGTAGCCATCACTTTTCCAAACGAGAAATTAGAGGAAGATTCCGGTCTTCATAAGAGAATAGCGTGTTGCACCAACGGTAAAGAATTTTTTGATCAGATGGTTGATTTGGCAAAGACAGCCATTGATGCCTATAGGCATTTCGCAACAAAGAACATTTTTGGCCTTTGGGAAGTGTCTAAGAATCTAACGCAGCGAACTATTTATCAAGCTTACAAGGTCGAGTATGCATTCGACGATGAAACAGGTACATACTTCATTTTGTTGGAGCCAAATGGCGAAGGTAGTGACAGCAAGGCTTGGATGTATTTAGCTTAAAGTTTGAGAGGAATGTATGAAAAGCACAGTTCGAAAAATTTGTCAGTCATGCAAAATTGAAAAAAGTCTTTCTGATTTCCATCGAAACAAGACAAAAACAGACGGCCACAACGGAATCTGTAAGATTTGTCAGGCGGAAGTCGATAAACGAAATCGTCAGAATGAGAATGCCTAACAAGGCAAATGCACTCGGTCAGCAAAAAGTGCCGCTCCTTCGTCGCTCTGCTTTTTGCTGCCGGTGATTTGCGGCGTTAGCAGTTCAAGGAAACGTATGAGTCAATCTGAAATGAAAGAAACATCGACATTCGTTAGGGTATTGATTTCAATATTCTGTCTGCTACTGGCAGCGATGGTGATATTTAATTATGTCTGGGTCGAACCGCAAGGCGAGTTGAATAATGGAATTGTATTTCTTCTGTTTCTGCTGCTCGTGCTTGTTCTGGCTGAGTCATTTGATAACTTCTCTCTTGGTAAATTGATAACCATATCCCGGGAAGTCAAAAAGAAAGAAAAAGAAGTTCAAACGCTTGAGAAAAAGAATGGCGACCTTTTATCCCAGCTAATTTCTGTCACAAGCAATAACACACAGCACCAAAGTCACACCAATGTGTATGGTGACTATCACGCGCCGCCAACTGTAACCAAAGCATCGGACGAAGAGGTAGAAGAGAGCAAAAGCTCTGAGCAGCCTCCTGCGAGAGTAGAACCTTCAACGCCTACCCGGGTTAGCTATAACTGGCGGGAAGCCGAAAAGTTATCCTTATTTAAGTATTTGGCGTCAAAAAAGATTCATCAGTCCAATGTCATAACTGAAGCTAAACTGACAACGCAATTCCATGGCATTGACCCCGTGAGTAATATTCAGCCAATTTATGATGCTTATTATAGAGATGACGACCACGAAGTTTTTATAGAGTTTAAGCCAAATAGAAGCATGCCATTCATGTATCGAGATCGCCTCTATGTAATGCTTAGTAAAATATCCCACTACAAGACGACGAAAAAGGTTAATGCTTATCTTGAATTGGTCCTGATGAACACTCCAGAAGAGGAACCTTCAAGAAATGGTGGTTTCGACAGGCTTTTGGAATACTTCGAGCCTGCCATTGCAAGTGGTCTGCTTCGAGTTAGTGAAATTGAATTCAGTGAGCAAGAGTTGGCAAGCATCAAGGAGTGATACTGCTAACAAGCCACTGCACACGGAAATTTTACTCGCTACGCTCCCAGTTTTCCGGTGAGCAAGGCGTTATTCATAGCGTTCGTTTTGACGTACGTACCAAAGGGCGTACAGTTGGTAAATAGTTAAACACGCAAGAGGTACGTCATGACCGGCATCACAGCAACGGAGGCGCGGAGCAACCTTTATCGGTTGATTGACGAGACCGCCGAGTCCCACCAACCCATCGTCATCATGGGTAAGCGGAACAAAGCCGTCCTGGTTTCCGAGGAAGACTGGTCCGCCATTCAGGAAACGCTTTACCTGCTCTCCGTACCGAGTATGCGGGAGTCTATTCGTGAGGGAATGGATACCTCCGTGGATGAATGCGATGGGGAGCTGGACTGGTGACATGGACGTTGGTTTACACCAAACAAGCCCAGAAGGACGCAAAGAAGCTGGCTTCAAGCGGCCTCAAGCCAAAAGCCCAAGAGTTGTTGGCCCTAATTGCAGAAGATCCGTACCGCAAACCGCCCCCGTTTGAGAAGCTCATAGGTGATCTTGCGGGCGCCTATTCACGCCGCATTAATATTCAGCATCGTTTGGTCTACCAAGTGCTTGAGGACGAGCGAGTGGTGAAAGTCCTCAGGCTATGGAGCCTCTACGAATAATGCATAACTGGCCGCTGTTGCCGGACAATTTTTCCACCGCCTCGCGACTCTAAAATTGCCGCAACGCTCTGTATTAACCCGCGAGTCTATCTTTGGGGGGCTGGTTTACCACCACCTTCGAAGGGGGGCGCGCTTGTTCACACCATCATTAAACCTTGTTTACGTACTGGTGGCGCGTAAGCGGCGTCTATCTGTGCCAAATCGTCTTCGTCGAGCCTGATGCTATCTGCTCTGGCGTTCTGTTTGAGGTGGTCCAGGCTCACAGCTTTCGGGATGGCAATCACACCGGGGTGGCGCAGTGCCCAGGCAAGGGCGATTTGCGCGGGGGTGGCGCTGTGTTTGTCGGCGATGCGTTGCAGGGCGGCGCTATGCAGCAGCGCGCCGCCTTGCCCAATGGGGCAGTAAGCCATCAGCGGCATGCTGTGTTGAGCCTGCCAGGGCAGCAGGTCGTATTCAATGCCGCGTGCTTCGGGGTTATAGAGCACCTGGTTGGTGGCGCACGCTGGCGCATCTAGCTCCGCTAGGTCGTCAACGTCAAAGTTCGATACGCCCCAACGCAGAATCTTGCCTTGCTCGCGCAGCCGCTCAAACGCTTCTACGGTTTCGCTTAACGGGTACTGTCCGCGCCAGTGCAGCAGGTAGAGATCAATCGTGTCAGTGCCCAATCGGCGTAGGCTGCGCTCGCAGGCAGCTTGAACACCCTGGGTGCTGGCGTTGTGCGGGTAAACCTTGCTGACTAGATACACCTGATCGCGCCGGTCACGAATCGCTTGGCCAACAATTTCTTCAGCGCCGCCCTCGGCATACATCTCAGCGGTATCAATCAGTGTCATGCCCAGTTCCAGGCCTTCACGCAGCGCCCTGATTTCAGCTTGGCGCTGCCCGGCATCCTCGCCCATATGCCAGGTGCCCTGGCCGATACGGGGTACGCTGTCTCCGCCTAGCTCAATCGTCTGCATGTCTATCTCCTGTTGTTATGCTGCTCTGACATCCCACTGCCATCGCAGTTCGTGGATCAATCTAACAAGGTTTGAACGTGGCGATTACACCAGCTCGCGTTTCTCGCGCTTGGCAACGCGTATGTCTTTGATGGTGGCAATGCCGATAACCGCGAAAATAGCCAGTGAGATCAACGGCCAGATAAGGACATATAACGCCAATATAAAAGTTTGCATGTGCTTTCCTGTTAGTTGGCTGGTGCGCGATAGCACACCAGCCATTGAAGTGACTCTAGCGCCACGCTGGGCTTACCGTTGAGCGGCAGGCTTGGCTGGGTCGTAGTTGATCACTTTCTGGTCGATCTGCGAGAAGTCGAACTTGCTCGAACTCATCAGGCTGACTGCTACGCAAACAAGGGTGCTAACGCCGTAGGCCATTAATGAGGCTAGCAGTACCGTGTACTCACGTAGGAAGCCAATGCTGAAGTAGGCCAGTACAATGGCGCTGAGCGCGCCGACGATCACACCGACCCTACGCCCGCAGAAGCCAAATGCCATCAGGCCGAGCACCACGCCACCGCCCACGGCGGCGAGTAGCTCAAACAGCCCCGCGACCACACTGACCATAGGCACTAATTCGAAGCGTGCGATGCAGAACATCACTAGGCCTGCAATTACAGCCGAGGTAAAGGCCGTGTTGGTGACTCGATCCCAGAAACAGCTGGCGATGACCGGGAACACAATAGCCCCCCAAAGTGCGCCAACGAAGACCAGCATAATCAGAATATCCATCGAGAAACTGGCGAGAATCACCCCGATCAGTGTTGCGACAATCATCGTCAACCTACCAATAAATAGCATTTTGGTCGGGTCAGGTTTGTTTTTAGCGATGTTCTTACCATACACATCGGCCATCACAATCGCGGACATAGCGGAAAGGTCTGAGTCAGCGGTAGAGGAGAGCGAGCCAATTACTAGAATAAAGAACAGCCCGATAAATATCGGCGAGAGGTACATCGACACCATTTGCGGTATCAGGTTGTTCATGTCACCACCGATGGGCTCCATACCGGTCATTAGCGCCATCAAGCCAATCATGCCTAGGCCAATAACAATCGCACCGTAACCAATGGTCGCGGTAATAAAGGTCGGTTTGATATGGTCTTCACGCACAGCGAATAACCGCTGGGAGATGGTCTGGTTGCCAATCGCGTAGGCGAGCACCGCAACAAAGAAAGGTGCACCTTGATTGAGGATCGCATCCATCGAGAACAGATTTGCCTGCTCTGGGGTGAGTAGGCTCATTCCATCCGATAGTGTCTGTGGGCCGCCGAGGGCAAACATCACCGCTGGAATAATCAGAATGGCGACAGCCATCATTGCCATCAGTTGGGCAAAGTCGGTGAGTACCGACGCGCGGAAACCCGACCACAGCGTATAAGAGAGCACCCCGACCCCCGCGATCACGACGCCCGCCTGGAAAGAGAGTGGCGAGAGTACTGAGACCAGCGCACCAGACGCTGTGAAGTTAACCATCAGGCTAATGATGCTGCCCAGAATGTTGGAGGAGGCCAGGATTAGCTGACTTGAAGCGCCATGGCGGGCATGGATAAGTTCACCCAGGGTGTGTGCGTTCGGGGCCAGTTTGCGAAAACGACGGCCAAAGGGGTAGATGAACAGAATCATCAGTGCGCCCCATAGCCCGTAATGTAAAGGGCCAGAAATGCCGTAGGTATAACCCGAGGTGGCGGCACCGTAGAATGAGGCTGCCCAGATCCAGGTGGCGGTCATGCTGGCAGCGCCCAAACCAAAGCCAATCTGGTGATTGGACACCATGAAGGCGTCGGTATTTTCCTTTTTCTTTTTGATCAGCAGCGTCAGTAGGTACGTGCCGCCGTAAAAGGCCAACAGTAAGGCGATCACCGTTAGTGTCGAGAATTGATAGAAATTTTCTTCGTTCATTGAATACCCATAGGCTTTGCAGCCCTAGCATCCTAAATGGCAACCACAGTTCCCTTGACGGGGTGGCCGCGACAGGACGTAAGCTAAAAACAGAACATCTTTCTAGGTATGTCTGTAGCGAGAGGTGGCAGCGGTTGGCAGCCTGGTCGTGCACGTGTCAGGCGTTGGAAACGCCTTAAATAGAGGGGCCGAATTAACGCAAACAGTGAGCTGAAATAAAGCGCACATGGGGTCGATCCGGATGGCTACCCTACTCCCTTAAGCGCGAACAGTACAGGTTGAGGCCCGGCACACCGAGAATAAGAAAGCGTATAAGGTACGCTGTATTCTAAAATGGCACCGTATGCTGGGCATTTCGTACATTGTGTAATGTAGCGAACAGTAATGCGCGAAGAAGAGGCCTTTAGCTTTGCATCTGGCTCTGCGCGGTTGGTAGATGACGGAGTGCCAATAACAGGATGGTAGCAGCTAGTTAGCTGTCGAAGTAAACAACCATCTTGAGATGACGGTGCTCATCAACGATGAGCGTCTCATGGGTATAGGTGTGATGCTCGCCTTCTGTATCAAGGAGGCTGCTGATTCCTCGATTGTAGCCTTCCATACTTGACGCTTCCCACCAGCGCCGGAAGTCTGGCGATAACTGACAAAGCTCTTCAATGAGCGTTTGCATGACTGGGTCTTCAGGGGCGACAGCTAAGTCACAACGAAACTGCGCCAGCATATTCGATGCATCCTGTTGCCAGTCAGGGAGCCGTCGGCGCAGGTCGGGCGCAGTAAATACCATCCTTAATAGATTGCGCTCAGACGCTTTTCGGCTGCTGAAGTGAAGTAGTTCATCAGCCAGCGTATTCCAGCCAATAACATCCCAACGCAGGTTCATCACGTAACTAGGGCGAGAGAGGTCATCCATCAGCGACTGGATTCGGGGGGAAGTGCTCTGCTCTTGATACGCTTCTGCTGGCGGCGCTCGGCGGTGCGCTAACAGAAAAAGATGACAGCACTCGGCGTCATCCAGTTTTAGGGCACGAGAGATGTTGAGCAGGAAGCGTTCGGAGACTTTAATGTCACGGCCCTGTTCAAACCACGTGTACCAGGTCAGGCCTACCCCAGCGAGCGCTGCAACCTCTTCTCGTCTTAAGCCCGGGGTACGCCTTCGCCCGCTAGTGGGAAGTCCGACGTCAGCGGGCGTTAATTTTTGACGATGCCGAAGCATGAATTCGGTGAGATCACTCTGTGTTCGCTCAAGCCTATGATTCGCCACGCCATTACCTCTAGTAATAGGATAATTAGCTATATTGTAACCCCATATAGAGTGTCTGAGAATGCTTGCTTCCATGATGAAGTCGGAGGCGACATGTCATTCAGCTGTGATGTTCAGACCACTTGTAATACGGACACAGGTTATACGGACACAGGTTATACGGATACAGGCGGACGGCCCTGCAACAAGGCTGGCATTAAAGAGTGGGCGGGGCTTGCGGTATTGGCCCTGCCCACCATGCTACTTGGGCTCGATGTCACTATTCTCTACCTTGCGCTTCCTGCCATAGCGGTAGAGCTACAGCCGAGCAGTACTCAGGCGTTGTGGATTATGGACGCCTACGGCTTCATGATCGCCGGTTTTCTGATCACGATGGGCACGCTAGGGGATCGGGTTGGCCGACGTCGGCTACTGATGATAGGGGCCTTTGCATTTGCGGTCGCGTCAGTGTTTGCTGCTTATGCGCCTAATGCCGAGTGGCTCATTGTAGCGCGGGCAGCACTGGGTATTGCCGGAGCAACGCTGATGCCTTCTACGCTGGCCCTGATTAGCAATATGTTTTTTGATCTGCGCCAGCGCGCATTGGCGATTGGGATATGGGCTACCATGTTTGCACTGGGGATGGCCTTGGGGCCGGTAGTTGGTGGGTTGCTGTTAGCCCCCTTTTGGTGGGGAGCAGCTTTCCTAATTGCCGTGCCCATCGTCATCGTACTGTTATTAACTGCGCCATTACTGCTGCCGGAGTATCGCAACCCGCATGCAGGCCGGCTGGATATTTTAAGTGTTCTACTGCTGTTGATAGCAATTCTGCCAAGCATCTATGCCATAAAGGCGTTCTCTAAGGCCGGTGTGACGCCACTGGTAGTGATGACACTGGCGCTAGGTATTGTAGGAACACTGCTCTTTGTGCGTCGACAAAAGCAGCTTCTTGATCCTTTGCTTGATCTCAAACTGTTTGCCAGTAAAACCTTCACTGCTGCGCTGGTCATACTGTTGGTAGGGCTGGTGGGTGTGGCGGGAATGATGCTTCTCGTCACTCAATATCTTCAGCTAGTGGCGGGCTTCACGCCGCTGATTGCTGGGCTGTGGATGGGGCCGCCAGCACTGATGATGGTACTTGCCGGTATCCTTGCCCCTATCTTTGCGCGCCGTATTCGGCCTGCGTTTGTTATTGCTGTAGCACTCATGCTTTCAAGCATCGGTTGTGGTTTTCTGGCTCAAGTCGACCCGCTCTCTGTTCAGGTGCTCCAGGTCGTTATGGGGTTTTCACTGGTGTATTTGGGATTGGGCACTATCGCCGCGCTGGGCACCGACCTGGTGGTAGGGGCGGCTCCTGCGGAAAAAGCCGG is part of the Halomonas sp. GT genome and harbors:
- the tenA gene encoding thiaminase II is translated as MGYRFADLTNACHDDWRAYIEHDFVRQLGTAALPEASFRHYLKQDYLFLIHFARAYALAAYKSPTLADLRQAHEGLKAIVDVELGLHVGFCQEWGISEQELAELPEARATLAYTRYVLDTGNRGDLLDLHVALAPCLVGYGEIANWLNTQPSTLRGAKNPFDAWIAMYESEEFQAAMQAELEWLNARLADVTPARFAELSKIFRDATRLEIDFWQMGLHLIDADLEGQSLAH
- a CDS encoding phage integrase N-terminal SAM-like domain-containing protein, with the protein product MKLMERVKATLRVKRYSLRTEKTYCYWIRLFIRCHNVRYPAALSGHEMR
- a CDS encoding type II toxin-antitoxin system Phd/YefM family antitoxin; protein product: MTGITATEARSNLYRLIDETAESHQPIVIMGKRNKAVLVSEEDWSAIQETLYLLSVPSMRESIREGMDTSVDECDGELDW
- a CDS encoding Txe/YoeB family addiction module toxin, translated to MTWTLVYTKQAQKDAKKLASSGLKPKAQELLALIAEDPYRKPPPFEKLIGDLAGAYSRRINIQHRLVYQVLEDERVVKVLRLWSLYE
- a CDS encoding aldo/keto reductase, yielding MQTIELGGDSVPRIGQGTWHMGEDAGQRQAEIRALREGLELGMTLIDTAEMYAEGGAEEIVGQAIRDRRDQVYLVSKVYPHNASTQGVQAACERSLRRLGTDTIDLYLLHWRGQYPLSETVEAFERLREQGKILRWGVSNFDVDDLAELDAPACATNQVLYNPEARGIEYDLLPWQAQHSMPLMAYCPIGQGGALLHSAALQRIADKHSATPAQIALAWALRHPGVIAIPKAVSLDHLKQNARADSIRLDEDDLAQIDAAYAPPVRKQGLMMV
- a CDS encoding putative transporter small subunit; the encoded protein is MQTFILALYVLIWPLISLAIFAVIGIATIKDIRVAKREKRELV
- a CDS encoding sodium:solute symporter family protein, with translation MNEENFYQFSTLTVIALLLAFYGGTYLLTLLIKKKKENTDAFMVSNHQIGFGLGAASMTATWIWAASFYGAATSGYTYGISGPLHYGLWGALMILFIYPFGRRFRKLAPNAHTLGELIHARHGASSQLILASSNILGSIISLMVNFTASGALVSVLSPLSFQAGVVIAGVGVLSYTLWSGFRASVLTDFAQLMAMMAVAILIIPAVMFALGGPQTLSDGMSLLTPEQANLFSMDAILNQGAPFFVAVLAYAIGNQTISQRLFAVREDHIKPTFITATIGYGAIVIGLGMIGLMALMTGMEPIGGDMNNLIPQMVSMYLSPIFIGLFFILVIGSLSSTADSDLSAMSAIVMADVYGKNIAKNKPDPTKMLFIGRLTMIVATLIGVILASFSMDILIMLVFVGALWGAIVFPVIASCFWDRVTNTAFTSAVIAGLVMFCIARFELVPMVSVVAGLFELLAAVGGGVVLGLMAFGFCGRRVGVIVGALSAIVLAYFSIGFLREYTVLLASLMAYGVSTLVCVAVSLMSSSKFDFSQIDQKVINYDPAKPAAQR
- a CDS encoding helix-turn-helix transcriptional regulator — encoded protein: MANHRLERTQSDLTEFMLRHRQKLTPADVGLPTSGRRRTPGLRREEVAALAGVGLTWYTWFEQGRDIKVSERFLLNISRALKLDDAECCHLFLLAHRRAPPAEAYQEQSTSPRIQSLMDDLSRPSYVMNLRWDVIGWNTLADELLHFSSRKASERNLLRMVFTAPDLRRRLPDWQQDASNMLAQFRCDLAVAPEDPVMQTLIEELCQLSPDFRRWWEASSMEGYNRGISSLLDTEGEHHTYTHETLIVDEHRHLKMVVYFDS
- a CDS encoding MFS transporter; the protein is MSFSCDVQTTCNTDTGYTDTGYTDTGGRPCNKAGIKEWAGLAVLALPTMLLGLDVTILYLALPAIAVELQPSSTQALWIMDAYGFMIAGFLITMGTLGDRVGRRRLLMIGAFAFAVASVFAAYAPNAEWLIVARAALGIAGATLMPSTLALISNMFFDLRQRALAIGIWATMFALGMALGPVVGGLLLAPFWWGAAFLIAVPIVIVLLLTAPLLLPEYRNPHAGRLDILSVLLLLIAILPSIYAIKAFSKAGVTPLVVMTLALGIVGTLLFVRRQKQLLDPLLDLKLFASKTFTAALVILLVGLVGVAGMMLLVTQYLQLVAGFTPLIAGLWMGPPALMMVLAGILAPIFARRIRPAFVIAVALMLSSIGCGFLAQVDPLSVQVLQVVMGFSLVYLGLGTIAALGTDLVVGAAPAEKAGSASSMSEMVQELGVALGVALLGSMATLLYRVQVASAIPDEVPDDVSRALGESLWSATSVAERLPDGILEQAQSAFTQGMNAAATVSGITILALALLSVASLRHVQAVGDNEH